A window of Oncorhynchus keta strain PuntledgeMale-10-30-2019 chromosome 27, Oket_V2, whole genome shotgun sequence contains these coding sequences:
- the LOC127912604 gene encoding basic salivary proline-rich protein 1-like, with amino-acid sequence MADVLTQGGPPSAPNTSQNPPGGPPSAPNTSQNPPGGPPSAPNTSQNPPGGPPSAPNTSQNPPGGPPSAPNTSQNPPGGPPSAPNTSQNPQEAHLLPLTPPRIPQEAHLLPLTPPRIPQEALTPPQEAHLLPLTPPRIPQEAHLLPLTPPRIPQEAHLLPLTPPRIPRGPPSAPNTSQNPQEAHLLPLTPPRIPRRGPPSAPNTSQNPQEAHLLPLTPPRIPRGPPSAPNTSQNPPGGPPSAPNTSQNPQEAHLLPLTPPRIPQEAHLLPLTPPRIPQEAHLLPLTPPRIPQEAHLLPLTPPRIPQEAHLLPLTPPRIGAHLLPLTPNNITPPRIGESQRPNPLTLPESPGGPPSAPNTSQNPPGGPPSAPNTSQNPPGGPPSAPNTSQNPQEPSAPNTSQNPPGGPPSAPNTSQNPPEGPPSAPNTSQNPQEAHLLPLTPPRIPQEAHLLPLTPPRIPQEAHLLPLTPPRIPQEAHLLPLTPPRIAQEAHLLPLTPPRIPQENPPGGPPSAPNTSQNPPGGPPSAPNTSQNPQEAHLLPLTPPRIPQEAYLLPLTPPRIPQEAHLLPLTPPRIPQEAHLLPLTPPRIPQEAHLAPAPNTFCP; translated from the exons ATGGCAGATGTCCTAACTCAAG GAGGCCCACCTTCTGCCCCTAACACCTCCCAGAATCCCCCAGGAGGCCCACCTTCTGCCCCTAACACCTCCCAGAATCCCCCAGGAGGCCCACCTTCTGCCCCTAACACCTCCCAGAATCCCCCAGGAGGCCCACCTTCTGCCCCTAACACCTCCCAGAATCCCCCAGGAGGCCCACCTTCTGCCCCTAACACCTCCCAGAATCCCCCAGGAGGCCCACCTTCTGCCCCTAACACCTCCCAGAATCCCCAGGAGGCCCACCTTCTGCCCCTAACACCTCCCAGAATCCCCCAGGAGGCCCACCTTCTGCCCCTAACACCTCCCAGAATCCCCCAGGAGGCCCTAACACCTCCCCAGGAGGCCCACCTTCTGCCCCTAACACCTCCCAGAATCCCCCAGGAGGCCCACCTTCTGCCCCTAACACCTCCCAGAATCCCCCAGGAGGCCCACCTTCTGCCCCTAACACCTCCCAGAATCCCCAGAGGCCCACCTTCTGCCCCTAACACCTCCCAGAATCCCCAGGAGGCCCACCTTCTGCCCCTAACACCTCCCAGAATCCCCAGGAG AGGCCCACCTTCTGCCCCTAACACCTCCCAGAATCCCCAGGAGGCCCACCTTCTGCCCCTAACACCTCCCAGAATCCCCAGAGGCCCACCTTCTGCCCCTAACACCTCCCAGAATCCCCCAGGAGGCCCACCTTCTGCCCCTAACACCTCCCAGAATCCCCAGGAGGCCCACCTTCTGCCCCTAACACCTCCCAGAATCCCCCAGGAGGCCCACCTTCTGCCCCTAACACCTCCCAGAATCCCCCAGGAGGCCCACCTTCTGCCCCTAACACCTCCCAGAATCCCCCAGGAGGCCCACCTTCTGCCCCTAACACCTCCCAGAATCCCCCAGGAGGCCCACCTTCTGCCCCTAACACCTCCCAGAATAGGGGCCCACCTTCTGCCCCTAACACCTAATAATATAACACCTCCCAGAATAGGAG AATCCCAGAGGCCCAACCCCCTAACCCTCCCAGAATCCCCAGGAGGCCCACCTTCTGCCCCTAACACCTCCCAGAATCCCCCAGGAGGCCCACCTTCAGCCCCTAACACCTCCCAGAATCCCCCAGGAGGCCCACCTTCTGCCCCTAACACCTCCCAGAATCCCCAGGAACCTTCTGCCCCTAACACCTCCCAGAATCCCCCAGGAGGCCCACCTTCTGCCCCTAACACCTCCCAGAATCCCCCAGAAGGCCCACCTTCTGCCCCTAACACCTCCCAGAATCCCCAGGAGGCCCACCTTCTGCCCCTAACACCTCCCAGAATCCCCCAGGAGGCCCACCTTCTGCCCCTAACACCTCCCAGAATCCCCCAGGAGGCCCACCTTCTGCCCCTAACACCTCCCAGAATCCCCCAGGAGGCCCACCTTCTGCCCCTAACACCTCCCAGAATCGCCCAGGAGGCCCACCTTCTGCCCCTAACACCTCCCAGAATCCCCCAGGAG AATCCCCCAGGAGGCCCACCTTCTGCCCCTAACACCTCCCAGAATCCCCCAGGAGGCCCACCTTCTGCCCCTAACACCTCCCAGAATCCCCAGGAGGCCCACCTTCTGCCCCTAACACCTCCCAGAATCCCCCAGGAGGCCTACCTTCTGCCCCTAACACCTCCCAGAATCCCCCAGGAGGCCCACCTTCTGCCCCTAACACCTCCCAGAATCCCCCAGGAGGCCCACCTTCTGCCCCTAACACCTCCCAGAATCCCCCAGGAGGCCCACCTTGCCCCTGCCCCTAACACCTTCTGCCCCTAA